A stretch of the Mesorhizobium huakuii genome encodes the following:
- a CDS encoding YgfZ/GcvT domain-containing protein has translation MPFALLKDRALISVSGPDAEHFLQNILTTDLDTLGAGEAKPGALLTPQGKILFDFLISRAGENAFRLECRADISDDFIRRLTLYKLRAKVEIAKSEQALVTVAWGKESIASENDSTALADRRFRDESVTRTYADTADAGDIAAWQAFRIAHGIAQSGADYALGDAFPHDVLLDETGGVGFRKGCYVGQEVVSRMQHRGTARRRVLIVRAELPLPASGTELTVEGRAVGTLGSSAGTTGLAIARIDRVKAALDAGQPILAGDVPVTVAIPAWAKFSFPQETVSAEEA, from the coding sequence ATGCCCTTTGCCCTGCTGAAAGACCGCGCGCTCATTTCCGTCTCCGGCCCGGATGCCGAGCACTTTCTGCAAAACATCCTGACCACCGATCTCGATACGCTCGGCGCCGGCGAAGCCAAGCCCGGCGCGCTGTTGACGCCGCAAGGCAAGATCCTGTTCGACTTCCTGATCTCGCGCGCCGGTGAAAATGCCTTCCGGTTGGAATGCCGGGCCGACATTTCAGATGATTTCATTCGCCGGCTGACGCTCTACAAGCTTCGCGCCAAGGTCGAGATTGCCAAGTCGGAACAGGCGCTTGTCACTGTTGCGTGGGGAAAAGAGTCAATCGCCTCAGAGAATGATTCAACCGCGCTTGCCGACAGGCGCTTTCGCGATGAAAGCGTCACGCGAACCTATGCCGACACTGCGGACGCAGGCGACATCGCCGCATGGCAGGCCTTCCGCATCGCGCACGGTATTGCTCAAAGCGGCGCCGACTACGCGTTGGGCGACGCCTTCCCGCATGACGTGCTTCTCGACGAGACCGGCGGCGTCGGCTTCAGGAAGGGCTGCTATGTCGGCCAGGAAGTGGTCTCGCGCATGCAGCATCGTGGCACGGCGCGGCGGCGTGTGCTGATCGTCCGAGCCGAGCTTCCCCTGCCGGCTTCCGGCACCGAACTCACCGTCGAGGGACGGGCGGTCGGCACGCTCGGCTCGAGTGCCGGCACAACCGGGCTTGCCATTGCCCGCATCGATAGAGTCAAGGCGGCGCTGGACGCCGGCCAGCCGATCCTGGCCGGTGATGTGCCGGTGACGGTGGCCATTCCCGCCTGGGCCAAATTCAGCTTTCCGCAGGAAACCGTCAGCGCGGAGGAAGCCTGA